From one Rhizobium lentis genomic stretch:
- a CDS encoding GGDEF domain-containing protein, protein MNTAVAPKVQVPDVAGQITYAMRSMGVAPIPRNYELFYEAYIGSNPALTRELAALGSQATQAELDALGAQYFTNSPARVFDDAHSRISGELDGLLRILRQEQSSLESYTRLLGETHKRITSKSNASVELIESAIELLSQATGDTMAHGERTVEDVVQRSQEMDQVRKELDEYKRIANTDSLTRLSNRRAFDDRLAAVFNNPGMRPVTALMLADIDNFKKINDTYGHPVGDKILATVASVIRSNVRRDVFVARAGGEEFALIIEGNTAEEVTAIAERIRHTLETTPFKNSRTRVNYGPITVSIGVCMASNAEDAGELYSKTDIALYGAKNAGRNCIVLYENGMQKDFSKSWLIYKA, encoded by the coding sequence ATGAATACGGCTGTCGCGCCTAAGGTGCAGGTCCCCGACGTAGCGGGCCAGATCACCTATGCCATGCGCTCGATGGGCGTCGCGCCGATACCCCGCAATTACGAACTCTTCTATGAGGCCTATATCGGCTCTAATCCGGCGCTCACCCGCGAACTCGCAGCTCTCGGCAGCCAGGCGACCCAGGCCGAACTCGACGCGCTCGGCGCGCAATATTTCACCAACAGCCCCGCCCGCGTCTTCGACGACGCCCATTCGCGCATATCGGGCGAACTCGATGGCCTGCTGCGGATCCTGAGGCAGGAGCAGAGCTCGCTCGAAAGCTATACCAGGCTGCTCGGAGAGACCCACAAGCGCATCACTTCCAAGAGCAATGCCAGCGTCGAACTGATCGAAAGCGCCATCGAACTTCTGAGCCAGGCGACCGGCGATACCATGGCCCATGGCGAACGCACTGTCGAGGACGTCGTCCAGCGCTCGCAGGAGATGGATCAGGTGCGCAAGGAACTGGACGAATACAAGCGCATCGCCAACACCGACTCGCTGACGCGCCTTTCCAATCGCCGCGCCTTCGACGATCGCCTTGCCGCCGTCTTCAACAATCCCGGCATGCGGCCGGTGACGGCGCTGATGCTCGCCGACATCGACAACTTCAAGAAGATCAACGACACCTACGGCCATCCCGTCGGCGACAAGATCCTGGCGACGGTCGCCTCCGTCATCCGCAGCAATGTCCGGCGCGACGTCTTCGTCGCCCGTGCCGGCGGCGAAGAGTTCGCGCTGATTATCGAGGGCAACACAGCCGAGGAGGTGACGGCGATCGCCGAACGCATCCGTCACACGCTGGAAACCACGCCTTTCAAGAATTCCCGCACGCGGGTCAATTATGGCCCGATTACCGTCTCGATCGGCGTCTGCATGGCTTCGAATGCCGAGGATGCCGGCGAACTCTACAGCAAGACCGACATCGCCCTATACGGCGCCAAGAACGCCGGGCGCAACTGCATAGTACTCTATGAGAACGGCATGCAGAAGGACTTCAGCAAGAGCTGGCTGATCTATAAGGCCTGA
- a CDS encoding pyridoxamine 5'-phosphate oxidase family protein: protein MKIIDSIEELNTIYGAGLSEASVDKVTKRLTPLYREMIEISPFAALATVGPEGLDCSPRGDLGGVVRVVDDETLHLPDWRGNNRVDSLSNIVRDPRLALMFLIPGSNTTMRINGRGVVSNDEALLSSFDMDGKHPRTVVVISIDEVYFQCARAVMRAELWNAEHFADPAGLPTPGQMLKAAVGDFDQETYDREWPGRAAKTMW from the coding sequence ATGAAAATCATCGACAGCATCGAAGAGCTCAATACGATTTACGGCGCCGGCCTGTCGGAGGCCTCGGTCGACAAGGTGACCAAGCGGCTAACGCCGCTCTATCGTGAGATGATCGAAATCTCGCCGTTTGCAGCACTTGCGACCGTTGGGCCGGAAGGGCTCGATTGTTCGCCGCGCGGCGATCTCGGCGGTGTGGTGCGCGTCGTCGACGACGAGACGCTGCATCTGCCGGATTGGCGCGGCAACAATCGGGTCGATTCGCTCTCCAACATCGTGCGCGATCCTCGGCTTGCGCTGATGTTCCTGATCCCCGGTTCGAACACGACGATGCGCATCAACGGCCGTGGCGTCGTCTCGAACGACGAGGCGCTGCTTTCGAGTTTCGATATGGATGGTAAGCATCCGCGCACCGTCGTTGTCATCTCTATCGACGAGGTCTATTTCCAGTGCGCGCGCGCCGTAATGCGAGCCGAGCTCTGGAATGCCGAGCACTTTGCCGATCCGGCGGGGCTGCCGACGCCGGGTCAGATGCTGAAGGCCGCGGTCGGCGATTTCGACCAGGAAACCTACGACCGGGAATGGCCCGGGCGCGCGGCGAAGACGATGTGGTAG
- a CDS encoding alpha/beta hydrolase produces MANFALKVIRLGFSALQAVSPRLAGRAAFLLFCRTPSPRPKGKKAKAAHAAGEARLAGAERFVLRLAGGAKAHAYRLNGGAIGQRKRYLVTHGWGSSAVYMADLISMLAATGAEVVALDFPGHGRAGGRFLHMGLAVEAIAAAGERFGTLDAVIGHSFGGAALMVSAAGLIPDATPASCERLVLIGAPSEMAWLFTDFGWMIGLRPAAQAALENEVHRVSGRRLEDFDVGDTAGMIGSPLLVIHAEDDKEVSPAHARRYGAAGKSVRLVWANGFGHRRIVSAAPVLGAIAAFLAGDADEEADECIKKDAEIIPFFELPARRAAL; encoded by the coding sequence ATGGCAAATTTCGCACTCAAGGTCATCCGCCTGGGGTTCTCTGCTCTGCAGGCGGTTTCGCCGCGGCTGGCGGGCAGGGCGGCATTCCTGCTGTTCTGCCGCACGCCATCGCCGCGGCCGAAGGGAAAGAAGGCGAAGGCGGCGCATGCGGCGGGTGAGGCGCGGCTTGCCGGCGCGGAGCGCTTCGTCCTCAGGCTTGCCGGCGGCGCCAAGGCGCATGCCTATCGCCTGAATGGCGGCGCGATCGGCCAGCGCAAGCGCTATCTCGTCACGCATGGCTGGGGTTCGAGTGCCGTCTACATGGCCGATCTCATATCGATGCTGGCGGCAACGGGTGCCGAGGTGGTGGCACTCGATTTTCCCGGTCACGGGCGCGCGGGCGGACGCTTCCTGCATATGGGGCTTGCGGTCGAGGCAATCGCGGCAGCAGGGGAGCGATTCGGCACCCTCGATGCGGTGATCGGCCATTCCTTCGGGGGTGCCGCGCTGATGGTCTCGGCGGCGGGCCTGATTCCCGATGCGACGCCGGCCAGCTGCGAGCGGCTGGTTCTGATAGGTGCGCCGAGCGAGATGGCCTGGCTCTTTACCGATTTCGGCTGGATGATCGGGCTTCGCCCCGCGGCGCAGGCCGCGCTGGAAAATGAGGTCCATCGCGTCAGCGGACGGAGACTCGAGGATTTCGATGTGGGCGATACGGCCGGTATGATCGGTTCGCCTTTGCTCGTCATCCACGCCGAGGACGACAAGGAGGTGTCGCCGGCCCACGCCAGGCGTTATGGCGCGGCGGGCAAGAGTGTGCGCCTGGTCTGGGCGAACGGATTCGGGCACCGGCGCATCGTCAGCGCGGCTCCTGTGCTCGGCGCGATTGCGGCCTTTCTCGCAGGCGACGCAGACGAGGAGGCAGACGAATGCATCAAAAAAGATGCGGAGATCATTCCGTTTTTTGAGCTTCCGGCGAGGCGCGCGGCATTGTAG
- a CDS encoding MarR family winged helix-turn-helix transcriptional regulator, with protein sequence MNKNQSLPWDHPRFRSWIAVARACQLMQQSLARSLADLDIKPPHLDILVNLYRFEGISQQELARKLLVGRSNMSMLLPQMEKRGLIERRGDERDKRVLRLYLTGEGRRLTEAAMVIQTDLIERTLSEEPIEQCMATATSMERIITVLLKDLSDDD encoded by the coding sequence ATGAACAAAAATCAATCCCTTCCCTGGGATCATCCGCGTTTTCGCAGCTGGATCGCGGTGGCTCGCGCCTGCCAGCTCATGCAACAATCCCTGGCGCGCTCGCTTGCCGATCTAGACATCAAGCCGCCGCACCTCGATATCCTCGTCAATCTCTATCGTTTCGAGGGAATTTCGCAGCAGGAGCTGGCGCGCAAGCTTCTCGTCGGCCGCTCCAATATGAGCATGCTGCTGCCGCAGATGGAAAAACGTGGCCTGATCGAGCGGCGCGGCGACGAGCGCGACAAGCGCGTGCTGCGCCTTTATCTCACCGGGGAAGGCCGTCGGCTGACCGAGGCGGCGATGGTGATCCAGACCGATCTTATCGAACGCACGCTCTCCGAGGAGCCGATCGAACAATGCATGGCGACCGCCACCTCGATGGAACGCATCATCACCGTGCTGCTAAAGGACCTCAGCGACGACGATTGA
- a CDS encoding low temperature requirement protein A, with translation MAKANKKNWLRAKGSAAGSKVTFLELFFDLVFVFSISQLSHALAAHYTPLGAVEAALMTFAVWWVWIFTAWVTNWLDPDKMPVRGMLVALMMLGLVLSASIPEAFGDKGLLFAGAYVAMQVGRSLFATYAMTRVDRANTLNFVRITAWLMVAAVFWIAGGLMEHEARLIAWVIALVIEYAGPAAGFAVPGLGRSTPSDWDVSGAHMAERCALFVIICLGEAILVSGRTFSELPISGLTSLIFVTAFIGTVAMWWLYFRFGHGRAAHRIEHEETPGALARQAFTYGHIPILAGIIVHAVAVEFMFSHPHETGDFGTAAAVLGGSGLFLVGNLWFKGATSGQLPLSHLAGLVLVILLAFAAPFIEIYLLGILATLVLIIVAAWEYRSLSGTSAAPSLH, from the coding sequence ATGGCGAAAGCGAATAAAAAGAACTGGCTGCGCGCCAAGGGCAGTGCTGCCGGCAGCAAGGTGACCTTCCTCGAACTGTTCTTCGACCTGGTCTTCGTCTTTTCGATCTCGCAGCTTTCGCATGCGCTTGCCGCACATTATACGCCGCTCGGGGCTGTCGAGGCGGCCTTGATGACCTTCGCCGTCTGGTGGGTGTGGATCTTCACCGCCTGGGTGACGAACTGGCTCGATCCCGACAAGATGCCGGTGCGCGGCATGCTGGTGGCGCTGATGATGCTCGGGCTGGTGCTTTCCGCTTCCATTCCCGAGGCCTTCGGCGATAAGGGGCTGCTCTTTGCCGGCGCCTACGTGGCGATGCAGGTCGGCCGCTCGCTGTTTGCGACCTATGCGATGACACGCGTCGACCGGGCCAACACGCTGAATTTCGTCCGTATCACCGCCTGGCTCATGGTGGCAGCCGTCTTCTGGATCGCCGGCGGGCTCATGGAACATGAGGCCCGGCTGATCGCCTGGGTGATTGCGCTTGTTATCGAATATGCCGGGCCGGCCGCGGGTTTTGCCGTGCCGGGGCTCGGCCGCTCGACGCCGAGCGACTGGGACGTATCCGGTGCGCATATGGCCGAGCGCTGCGCGCTCTTCGTCATCATCTGCCTTGGTGAAGCAATCCTCGTTTCCGGCCGCACCTTTTCCGAGCTGCCGATCTCCGGTCTGACCAGTCTTATCTTCGTCACCGCCTTCATCGGCACGGTCGCCATGTGGTGGCTTTATTTCCGCTTCGGCCACGGGCGCGCCGCCCATCGCATCGAGCATGAGGAGACGCCGGGAGCCTTGGCACGGCAGGCCTTCACCTATGGGCATATTCCGATCCTGGCCGGCATCATCGTGCATGCGGTGGCGGTGGAGTTCATGTTCTCGCATCCGCATGAGACGGGAGATTTCGGTACCGCCGCGGCGGTGCTCGGCGGCTCCGGCCTGTTCCTTGTCGGCAATCTCTGGTTCAAGGGCGCGACCAGCGGACAGTTGCCTCTGTCGCATCTTGCGGGCCTCGTGCTGGTGATCCTGCTTGCCTTCGCGGCCCCCTTCATCGAGATCTATCTGCTCGGCATCCTGGCGACGCTGGTGCTGATCATCGTTGCTGCCTGGGAATACCGGTCGCTGAGCGGCACGTCGGCGGCACCCTCACTGCATTGA
- a CDS encoding gamma-butyrobetaine hydroxylase-like domain-containing protein, protein MSDIWPTELRVSKDRQRLLVSFNDGQSFDLSAELLRVLSPSAEVQGHGPGQKVTVSGKRNVAIISMTPTGNYAVRIGFDDMHDTGIYTWTYLRELGERGPELFSAYEDELREKGMNRDTAERPR, encoded by the coding sequence ATGAGCGATATCTGGCCGACCGAACTCCGCGTCTCGAAAGACAGGCAGCGGCTTCTGGTGAGCTTCAATGACGGGCAGAGCTTCGACCTGTCGGCCGAGCTCCTGCGTGTGTTGTCGCCTTCGGCCGAGGTGCAGGGTCATGGACCAGGGCAGAAGGTGACGGTATCGGGAAAACGCAACGTTGCGATCATCTCGATGACGCCGACCGGCAACTACGCTGTCAGAATCGGTTTCGACGATATGCACGACACCGGCATTTACACCTGGACTTACCTGCGCGAACTCGGCGAACGCGGGCCCGAACTGTTTTCGGCCTATGAGGACGAGCTCAGGGAGAAGGGCATGAACCGCGACACGGCGGAAAGGCCGCGCTGA
- the moaA gene encoding GTP 3',8-cyclase MoaA, producing MNTRVGTIGNASPLVADAHPMTDPFGRAVTYLRVSVTDRCDFRCTYCMAENMTFLPKKDLLTLEELDRLCSAFIAKGVKKIRLTGGEPLVRKNIMYLVRRLGEKIGSGLDELTLTTNGSQLSRHADELYDCGVRRINVSLDTLDPDKFRKITRWGDFAKVMEGIDAAQKAGLKIKLNAVALKDFNDAEIPELLRFAHGRGMDLTVIETMPMGEIEEDRTGQYLPLSKLRADLEQQFTLTDIDYQTGGPARYVRVEETGGRLGFITPMTHNFCESCNRVRLTCTGTLYMCLGQNDAADLRAALRATEDDALLHAAIDEAITRKPKGHDFIIDRTHNRPAVARHMSVTGG from the coding sequence GTGAATACGAGAGTGGGAACGATAGGCAATGCATCGCCGCTGGTGGCAGATGCGCATCCGATGACCGATCCTTTCGGGCGGGCGGTCACCTATCTCCGCGTCTCCGTCACCGACCGCTGTGATTTCCGATGCACTTATTGCATGGCGGAGAACATGACCTTCCTGCCGAAGAAGGACCTTCTGACGCTGGAAGAGCTCGATCGGCTCTGTTCCGCCTTCATCGCCAAGGGCGTGAAGAAAATCAGGCTGACGGGCGGCGAGCCCCTGGTGCGCAAGAACATCATGTATCTGGTGCGCCGGCTCGGCGAGAAGATCGGCTCCGGCCTCGACGAACTGACGCTGACCACCAACGGCTCGCAGCTCTCCCGCCATGCCGACGAGCTTTACGATTGCGGCGTGCGCCGCATCAATGTCTCGCTCGATACGCTCGATCCCGACAAGTTTCGCAAGATCACCCGCTGGGGTGATTTCGCAAAGGTCATGGAAGGCATCGACGCCGCACAGAAAGCCGGGTTGAAGATAAAGCTCAACGCCGTGGCGCTGAAAGATTTCAACGACGCCGAAATTCCGGAGCTCCTGCGCTTCGCCCATGGCCGCGGCATGGATTTGACCGTCATCGAAACCATGCCGATGGGCGAGATCGAAGAAGACCGCACCGGTCAGTACCTGCCGCTTTCGAAGTTGCGCGCCGATCTTGAACAGCAGTTCACCCTAACCGACATCGACTACCAGACGGGCGGCCCAGCGCGTTACGTCAGGGTCGAGGAAACCGGCGGCCGCCTCGGCTTCATCACGCCGATGACCCATAATTTTTGCGAGAGCTGCAATCGAGTCCGTCTCACCTGCACCGGCACGCTCTACATGTGCCTCGGCCAGAATGACGCCGCCGATCTGCGGGCGGCGTTGCGCGCCACCGAAGACGACGCCCTCCTCCACGCCGCCATCGACGAGGCCATCACCCGCAAGCCGAAGGGTCACGACTTCATCATCGACCGCACGCATAACCGCCCGGCGGTGGCGCGGCATATGAGTGTTACGGGTGGGTGA
- a CDS encoding sugar-binding transcriptional regulator, producing MTRLNELRLISRVAQMYHIEGRRQAEIAQHLRLSQATVSRMLKRAEAEDIVRTSVIPPVGTYSELEGALREKYGLPEAIVVECSEDRDGAIMARIGEAAAHLLEVTLAPGEIIGVSSWSQTIFKMVENIHPQKSAQAKYVVQTLGGMGDPSVQTHATQLTTRLARLTGAEPKLLPVQGVTSSREAKLLMQADPFVRETMDLFGSITLAIVGIGAVEPSELLARSGNIFSSRELSDLAEAGAVGDISLRFFDKNGKPVKTPLDDRVIGLPLEELERVDRVIALAGGAKKTDAIAGALRVGVIDMLVTDKFTAQRLID from the coding sequence ATGACTCGCCTCAACGAACTCCGCCTCATTTCAAGGGTCGCCCAGATGTACCACATAGAGGGGCGGCGACAGGCGGAGATCGCTCAGCACCTTCGCCTGTCGCAGGCCACCGTGTCGCGCATGCTCAAGCGCGCCGAGGCTGAAGACATCGTGCGAACCAGCGTGATCCCTCCCGTCGGCACCTACAGCGAGCTCGAGGGCGCCCTTCGCGAGAAATACGGCCTGCCGGAGGCGATCGTCGTCGAGTGTTCGGAGGATCGCGACGGCGCCATCATGGCCCGTATCGGCGAGGCGGCGGCTCATCTCCTGGAGGTGACGCTTGCACCGGGGGAGATCATCGGCGTTTCGAGTTGGAGCCAGACCATTTTCAAGATGGTCGAGAACATCCATCCGCAGAAGAGCGCTCAGGCGAAATACGTCGTCCAGACCCTTGGAGGCATGGGCGATCCTTCCGTGCAGACGCATGCGACGCAGTTGACTACGCGGCTTGCACGGCTGACGGGCGCCGAGCCGAAACTTCTGCCTGTTCAGGGCGTTACGTCGTCGAGAGAGGCAAAACTCCTGATGCAGGCCGACCCGTTCGTCCGCGAGACGATGGATCTGTTCGGCAGCATAACGCTTGCGATTGTCGGAATCGGAGCCGTCGAACCCTCCGAACTTCTCGCACGGTCGGGTAATATCTTTTCGTCCCGGGAACTGTCCGATCTTGCGGAGGCGGGAGCCGTCGGCGATATCTCGCTTCGCTTCTTCGATAAAAACGGCAAGCCGGTCAAGACACCTCTTGATGATCGGGTCATCGGGCTTCCACTCGAGGAGCTCGAACGGGTGGACCGGGTCATTGCGCTTGCCGGCGGGGCCAAGAAGACCGATGCCATTGCCGGCGCGCTCCGCGTGGGGGTCATCGACATGCTGGTTACGGACAAGTTTACCGCGCAGCGATTGATCGATTGA
- a CDS encoding FGGY family carbohydrate kinase — translation MRAILAIDQGTTNSKAVLVSEKGEIVGRGSAPVGISYPKPGWVEQDPRRLYASVCEAVDACLKASPDIAIEAVAISNQRESVTAWDADTGEALGPVVSWQCRRTAQDCERLIAEGHLDRVQALTGLPLDPMFPGSKFRWLLDRVPAGRSVRLGTIDSWLIHCLTGGHRHACDASNAARSQLFNLREQRWSEELGGIFGVDIALLPEVLDSSADFGRTQGLPRVSDGTPIMAAIGDSHAALFGHGAFKPGDGKVTFGTGSSVMTTLSRFIPPRSGVTTTVAWRIGGKPTFAFEGNILVCAASLPWMADILGLADVAALVELAASAEPGGPGFVPAFVGLGAPYWNANARALFSQINFNTTRAQMARSVTDSIALQVHDVIAAMRAQSHGALGALYVDGGPSQNRFLMQCVSNLIEHSVIQCEAPEASALGAAYLAGLSLGMWSDLDVVTALPRNTEIIEPQPVDRALLLETWNDALARSTSHETQAKGE, via the coding sequence ATGCGGGCAATTCTGGCAATCGACCAGGGCACGACCAATTCAAAGGCAGTTCTCGTTTCCGAAAAGGGAGAGATCGTCGGCAGAGGTTCGGCGCCTGTCGGCATCTCCTATCCGAAGCCGGGCTGGGTCGAGCAAGACCCGCGCCGGCTTTATGCATCGGTCTGTGAAGCCGTCGACGCCTGCCTGAAGGCCAGTCCTGATATCGCTATCGAGGCTGTTGCCATTTCCAACCAGCGCGAGTCGGTCACCGCCTGGGATGCCGATACCGGAGAGGCGCTTGGACCGGTGGTGAGCTGGCAGTGCCGCCGGACGGCCCAAGATTGCGAACGTCTCATTGCCGAAGGCCACCTTGACCGGGTGCAGGCGCTCACGGGCTTACCATTGGATCCAATGTTTCCAGGTTCGAAATTTCGATGGCTGCTCGACCGTGTTCCAGCCGGGCGATCGGTGCGGCTGGGGACGATCGACAGCTGGCTCATCCACTGCCTGACGGGCGGACACCGGCATGCCTGCGACGCTTCGAACGCCGCCCGGAGCCAGTTATTCAATCTTAGGGAGCAGAGATGGAGCGAGGAACTCGGCGGGATCTTCGGCGTCGACATCGCGCTCCTGCCCGAGGTCCTCGACAGCTCCGCCGATTTCGGCAGAACCCAAGGATTGCCAAGGGTGTCGGATGGCACTCCCATCATGGCCGCGATCGGAGACAGCCACGCTGCCCTGTTCGGTCATGGGGCATTCAAGCCAGGCGACGGCAAGGTGACCTTTGGGACCGGCTCTTCGGTCATGACGACGCTTTCGCGATTCATTCCTCCGCGTAGCGGTGTCACGACTACTGTCGCATGGCGTATCGGGGGAAAGCCGACTTTCGCTTTCGAAGGCAATATTCTCGTTTGTGCCGCCAGCCTCCCGTGGATGGCCGATATTCTCGGCCTTGCGGATGTGGCTGCCCTTGTCGAACTTGCGGCGAGCGCCGAGCCGGGCGGACCTGGCTTCGTGCCGGCGTTCGTGGGACTGGGTGCGCCTTACTGGAATGCCAATGCCCGCGCCCTGTTTTCCCAGATCAACTTCAATACGACGCGTGCGCAGATGGCGCGGTCGGTAACGGACTCCATCGCCTTGCAGGTGCATGACGTTATTGCGGCCATGCGGGCACAGAGTCACGGCGCGCTTGGTGCGCTCTATGTGGATGGTGGACCGAGCCAGAACCGCTTCCTGATGCAATGCGTCTCGAACCTCATCGAACATTCCGTGATCCAGTGCGAAGCACCAGAGGCGTCGGCCTTGGGCGCTGCCTATCTGGCGGGGCTGTCGCTCGGCATGTGGAGCGATCTCGACGTTGTCACGGCGCTGCCGCGAAACACTGAGATCATCGAGCCGCAACCCGTGGATCGGGCGTTACTTCTCGAGACCTGGAATGATGCGCTCGCCCGCTCGACGTCCCACGAAACACAGGCTAAAGGTGAATAA
- a CDS encoding transketolase family protein has translation MNAPVNPPKLHDCRDAFASTLERLAGENETIVAVCNDSVGSSKLGGFKSRFPERLVNVGIAEQNMVGVGAGLANGGRLPFVCGAAPFLTGRSLEQIKADISYSNANVKLVGISSGMAYGELGPTHHSIEDFAWTRVLPNLPVIAPCDRIETAAAVAWAATYSGPCFLRLSRVGVPDLLAEGHTFELGKANLLRQGSQVTLIANGTLTHRIVKAAEILADRGIDARVLNLATVRPIDEEAIIAAARETGAIVTAEEHSIFGGLGSAVAEVVVDHAPVPMKRLGVPGVYAPTGSAEFLLDEFGMAPPAIADAAQSLIKRK, from the coding sequence ATGAACGCGCCAGTAAACCCACCCAAGCTCCACGATTGCCGCGACGCATTCGCCTCTACGCTCGAGCGGCTGGCCGGCGAAAATGAAACGATCGTTGCCGTCTGCAACGACTCTGTCGGCTCCTCCAAGCTCGGCGGCTTCAAGTCGAGGTTTCCGGAGCGCCTCGTCAATGTCGGCATCGCGGAGCAGAACATGGTCGGCGTCGGAGCAGGCCTTGCCAATGGCGGACGGCTGCCCTTCGTGTGCGGCGCTGCTCCGTTTCTGACGGGGCGGTCGCTGGAGCAGATCAAGGCCGACATTTCCTACTCGAACGCCAACGTCAAGCTGGTGGGGATCTCGTCCGGGATGGCATATGGCGAACTCGGTCCGACTCATCACTCGATCGAAGACTTCGCCTGGACGCGGGTGCTGCCCAATCTCCCGGTCATCGCGCCCTGCGACCGGATCGAAACCGCTGCTGCCGTGGCCTGGGCAGCGACCTACAGCGGGCCTTGCTTCCTGCGCCTGTCACGGGTCGGTGTGCCCGACCTTCTTGCGGAAGGTCACACGTTCGAACTCGGCAAAGCGAATCTCCTTCGCCAGGGTTCGCAAGTCACCCTGATCGCCAATGGCACCTTGACGCATCGCATCGTGAAGGCTGCCGAGATTCTCGCAGACCGCGGCATCGATGCCAGGGTGCTCAATCTCGCAACGGTTCGTCCGATCGATGAAGAGGCCATCATCGCCGCAGCCAGGGAAACTGGAGCGATCGTCACGGCCGAAGAGCATTCGATCTTTGGCGGGCTCGGCTCCGCGGTGGCCGAAGTGGTGGTCGACCATGCCCCGGTGCCGATGAAGCGCCTCGGCGTTCCCGGCGTCTACGCCCCGACCGGTTCGGCGGAGTTCCTGCTCGACGAATTCGGGATGGCGCCGCCCGCAATCGCCGACGCCGCGCAGTCGCTGATCAAGCGTAAGTAA
- a CDS encoding transketolase, whose translation MDTTELERIAREIRLRDLQAVFEAGAGHIGGEMSVIDILTALYFRVLKVWPDQPKHPDRDRFVLSKGHTACALYVTLAKRGFIPEEEISTFLQPHSRLNGHPNCNKVPGVETNTGPLGHGLPVAVGMAKAAKLSGARYHTYVVTGDGEMQEGSNWEAIMAAAQFKLDNLTLIIDHNRFQQGAALAETNDLAPFRPKLEAFGWEVTEIDGNAISEIVPALEHRGSAPHCIVAHTNKGHGISFMQDRVEWHHKVPSKEQYEIALAELSEAL comes from the coding sequence ATGGATACGACAGAACTTGAGCGCATCGCCCGCGAGATCCGATTGCGTGATCTCCAGGCGGTCTTTGAAGCGGGCGCCGGCCATATTGGAGGGGAGATGTCGGTCATCGACATTCTGACGGCGCTCTATTTTCGTGTGCTGAAAGTCTGGCCGGATCAGCCGAAGCATCCCGACCGCGACAGGTTCGTTCTGTCAAAGGGACATACGGCCTGCGCTCTCTATGTGACGCTCGCAAAGCGCGGCTTCATTCCGGAGGAGGAGATTTCCACCTTCCTGCAGCCGCATTCGAGGCTGAACGGGCATCCGAACTGCAACAAGGTCCCTGGCGTCGAAACGAATACCGGGCCGCTCGGCCACGGTCTTCCCGTCGCAGTCGGAATGGCAAAGGCCGCCAAGCTCTCCGGCGCTCGATATCACACCTATGTCGTCACCGGCGACGGTGAGATGCAGGAGGGTTCCAACTGGGAAGCGATCATGGCGGCAGCGCAGTTCAAGCTCGACAACTTGACCTTGATCATCGATCACAACAGGTTCCAGCAGGGCGCTGCGCTTGCCGAAACCAATGATCTGGCTCCGTTCCGTCCGAAGCTCGAAGCGTTCGGCTGGGAGGTCACCGAGATCGACGGCAACGCTATAAGCGAAATCGTTCCGGCTCTCGAACACCGGGGATCTGCGCCGCACTGCATCGTCGCCCACACCAACAAGGGCCACGGAATCTCCTTCATGCAGGACCGGGTCGAGTGGCATCATAAGGTGCCGAGCAAGGAACAATACGAAATCGCATTGGCAGAATTGTCGGAGGCACTGTGA